The following proteins come from a genomic window of Acinetobacter baumannii:
- a CDS encoding adenosine kinase, whose protein sequence is MATVDLFAIGNALIDQEFKVSDDFLSQQGLQKGTMQLSDGETQSALYEKLKQTQDYKGQASGGSAANTTVAFSALGGSAFYGCRVGHDELGGIYLQGLNDAGIQTTPKSISEGVTGTCMVLISPDSERTMHTYLGITAELSQDQIDFEPLKTAKWLYIEGYLSTSETARKAVKQAREIAKAHGVKIALSLSDPAMVQYAREGLEELMDDGVDLLFCNEQEALMYTNTTTVEDALTQLRFKNHTVVITQSAKGALVANPTHHFHVAGRHVEAVDTNGAGDAFAGAFLYALNHHEDLTAAAQLAILISSEVVSQFGPRLAINDYAKLLENFQKECA, encoded by the coding sequence ATGGCAACTGTAGATCTTTTTGCAATTGGTAATGCATTAATCGACCAAGAATTTAAAGTTTCTGATGATTTTCTTAGTCAGCAAGGCTTACAAAAAGGCACCATGCAGTTGTCTGATGGTGAAACACAATCTGCCCTTTATGAAAAATTAAAACAAACTCAAGATTACAAAGGTCAAGCAAGTGGCGGCTCTGCTGCAAATACAACTGTAGCGTTTAGTGCATTAGGTGGTAGCGCATTTTATGGTTGCCGCGTTGGTCATGATGAATTAGGTGGAATTTACCTGCAAGGGTTAAATGATGCAGGCATCCAGACTACACCAAAGTCCATCAGTGAAGGGGTGACCGGTACCTGTATGGTCCTGATTAGCCCAGATTCTGAGCGTACTATGCATACCTATTTAGGTATTACCGCTGAGCTCTCTCAAGACCAAATCGATTTTGAACCATTAAAAACAGCAAAATGGCTTTATATTGAAGGCTATCTTTCTACAAGTGAAACAGCACGTAAAGCGGTAAAACAAGCTAGAGAAATTGCAAAAGCTCACGGCGTTAAAATTGCCCTATCTTTATCAGATCCTGCAATGGTTCAATACGCTCGTGAAGGCCTAGAAGAGCTTATGGATGATGGTGTGGATTTATTGTTCTGTAATGAACAAGAAGCCTTAATGTATACCAATACCACTACTGTTGAAGATGCACTTACTCAATTACGTTTTAAAAACCATACTGTTGTAATTACACAAAGTGCAAAAGGTGCTCTAGTTGCAAATCCAACTCACCATTTTCACGTTGCAGGCCGTCATGTTGAAGCTGTAGATACAAATGGTGCGGGTGATGCTTTTGCAGGTGCCTTCCTCTACGCATTAAACCATCATGAAGATTTAACTGCTGCTGCACAGTTAGCCATCTTAATTTCAAGTGAAGTCGTGTCTCAATTTGGTCCTCGTTTAGCCATTAATGACTATGCTAAACTTCTCGAAAATTTTCAGAAGGAATGTGCTTGA
- a CDS encoding cytochrome ubiquinol oxidase subunit I produces the protein MISESVVDLSRFQFAMTAMYHFLFVPLTLGLAFILAIMETTYVISGKEIYKDMTKFWGKLFGINFALGVTTGLTMEFQFGTNWAYYSHYVGDIFGAPLAIEGLMAFFLESTFIGLFFFGWDRLSKVQHLGVTWLVALGSNMSALWILVANGWMQNPVGAAFNFETMRMELVDFGALIFNPVAQVKFVHTVSAGYVTGAIFVLAISSYYLLKKRDLPFARRSFAIAAIFGLASTLSVILLGDESGYELGDVQKTKLAAIEAEWDTHPAPAPFTLFGVPNHEEMRTDYAVKIPYALGLIATRSTTKEVTGLKDLMQQHEVRIRNGMLAYAELEKLRAGDRSPELLASFEKNQKDLGYGLLLKKYAPNVVDASEQHIQAAVKDTIPNVTALFFSFRAMVASGFLMLLLFILATWAVAKRNAENKPWLLKYALFALPLPWIAAQTGWYVAEGGRQPWSIGEILPTHLSASSLSTGDVWGSILALAAFYTVLLIIEMYLMIKFARLGPSSLHTGKYHFEKQEPKTAVNGEALS, from the coding sequence ATGATTTCTGAAAGCGTGGTTGATCTTTCGCGGTTCCAATTTGCCATGACCGCAATGTATCACTTTCTTTTCGTACCTTTGACCCTAGGCCTTGCGTTTATTCTGGCTATTATGGAAACCACTTACGTTATATCTGGTAAAGAGATTTACAAGGATATGACTAAGTTTTGGGGAAAACTATTTGGTATTAACTTTGCCTTAGGCGTAACTACAGGCTTAACCATGGAGTTCCAATTCGGAACAAACTGGGCATATTACTCTCATTATGTAGGTGATATATTCGGTGCGCCATTAGCAATTGAAGGTTTAATGGCATTCTTCCTTGAGTCTACATTTATCGGTCTATTCTTTTTTGGATGGGACCGCTTAAGTAAAGTTCAACATCTAGGAGTAACTTGGTTAGTTGCCCTAGGTTCTAACATGTCAGCGCTCTGGATTTTAGTTGCGAATGGCTGGATGCAAAACCCTGTAGGTGCAGCATTTAACTTCGAAACCATGCGTATGGAGCTTGTTGATTTCGGTGCACTTATTTTCAACCCGGTTGCACAGGTTAAATTTGTACATACTGTTTCCGCCGGATATGTAACAGGTGCGATTTTCGTACTCGCCATTTCAAGTTACTATCTACTCAAAAAACGTGACCTTCCTTTCGCACGTCGTTCATTTGCAATTGCTGCCATTTTTGGCCTTGCTTCTACACTTTCTGTAATTTTACTAGGTGACGAGTCGGGTTATGAGTTAGGTGATGTTCAAAAAACTAAACTCGCTGCAATTGAAGCCGAATGGGATACTCATCCTGCTCCTGCTCCGTTTACTTTGTTTGGTGTACCAAACCATGAAGAAATGCGAACAGATTATGCAGTTAAAATTCCATACGCATTAGGCCTCATCGCCACTCGTTCAACTACGAAAGAAGTCACTGGTTTGAAAGACTTAATGCAACAGCACGAAGTTCGTATTCGTAACGGTATGCTTGCTTATGCTGAGCTTGAAAAATTACGTGCTGGTGATCGCTCACCAGAGTTATTAGCTTCATTTGAGAAAAATCAAAAAGACTTAGGCTATGGTCTACTTCTTAAGAAATATGCTCCGAATGTAGTCGATGCAAGCGAGCAGCACATTCAAGCGGCGGTAAAAGATACTATTCCGAATGTTACAGCTCTGTTTTTCTCTTTCCGTGCAATGGTTGCTTCTGGCTTCTTAATGCTGCTTCTTTTCATTTTAGCAACTTGGGCAGTAGCGAAAAGAAATGCTGAGAATAAACCTTGGCTACTTAAATATGCATTATTTGCCTTACCACTTCCGTGGATTGCTGCACAAACTGGTTGGTATGTAGCAGAGGGCGGCCGTCAGCCGTGGTCTATTGGTGAAATTTTACCTACGCACTTATCAGCTTCAAGTTTAAGTACGGGCGATGTGTGGGGCTCAATTCTCGCTCTAGCAGCGTTCTATACCGTACTTTTGATTATTGAAATGTACTTAATGATTAAGTTTGCTCGCTTAGGCCCAAGCTCACTTCACACTGGTAAATACCATTTTGAAAAACAAGAGCCAAAAACAGCTGTTAATGGGGAGGCTTTATCATGA
- the cydP gene encoding cytochrome oxidase putative small subunit CydP has protein sequence MSLKNLDINSRLIREIAIILIIKVALLLTIKHIWFDAPTIPKNFDNQVAEHIAGDNSSHIKETR, from the coding sequence ATGAGCCTTAAAAATCTAGATATTAACTCCCGATTAATTAGAGAAATCGCAATTATTCTAATAATTAAAGTCGCGCTTCTCTTAACAATCAAACATATTTGGTTTGACGCTCCCACTATCCCCAAAAATTTTGACAATCAGGTCGCCGAGCATATTGCAGGCGATAACTCTTCCCACATTAAGGAGACACGTTGA
- a CDS encoding cyd operon YbgE family protein, with translation MMATAMTASSQRKAQAFAMAISFLLALPLAVILLVHPSLMLDANGHYNHSQLMLVMVGISGGFIYGVGFVPHFWLWKWLFSPWIAWPLMLLGYYIWFLT, from the coding sequence ATCATGGCAACCGCAATGACAGCATCAAGTCAACGAAAAGCTCAAGCATTCGCAATGGCCATTTCATTTCTGTTGGCATTGCCGCTTGCTGTAATTTTACTGGTGCATCCTTCCCTCATGTTAGATGCAAACGGACACTACAATCATAGCCAGCTTATGCTGGTGATGGTGGGTATTTCCGGGGGCTTCATTTATGGGGTGGGTTTTGTGCCGCACTTCTGGTTATGGAAATGGTTGTTTAGTCCATGGATAGCTTGGCCTCTCATGCTTTTAGGCTATTACATCTGGTTTCTAACCTAA
- the cydX gene encoding cytochrome bd-I oxidase subunit CydX, with product MWYFAWILGILMACFAGVLSALYIEHHQNLDEE from the coding sequence ATGTGGTATTTCGCATGGATTCTTGGAATTTTGATGGCATGTTTCGCGGGTGTATTGAGCGCTCTTTATATCGAACATCATCAAAATTTAGATGAGGAATAA
- a CDS encoding nitroreductase family protein gives MSTFLDKIKNRRTIYAIGKNVALDRTKIEETIREAVKHSPSAFNSQSSRVVTLYGESHAKFWNLVREALRKIVPADAFAGTNAKIDSFVAGVGTVLFYEDQAVVKSLQEQFELYADNFPVWSEHSSAIAQFATWTALSELGLGASLQHYNPIVDADAAEAFDVPATWKLRAQLVFGSVEAPAGEKAFISDEDRFKTFN, from the coding sequence ATGTCTACTTTCTTAGATAAAATTAAAAACCGTCGTACTATTTATGCAATTGGTAAAAATGTTGCATTAGATCGCACAAAAATTGAAGAAACTATTCGTGAAGCGGTTAAACATAGCCCATCAGCGTTCAACTCTCAATCTTCACGTGTTGTTACTCTTTATGGTGAATCACATGCTAAATTCTGGAATTTAGTTCGTGAAGCATTACGTAAAATTGTTCCTGCAGATGCCTTTGCCGGTACAAATGCAAAGATTGATAGCTTCGTTGCTGGTGTTGGTACAGTACTATTTTATGAAGATCAAGCTGTTGTTAAAAGCTTACAAGAACAATTTGAGTTATATGCAGACAACTTCCCAGTTTGGTCTGAACATTCAAGTGCAATTGCTCAGTTTGCGACTTGGACTGCGCTTTCAGAACTTGGTTTAGGCGCATCGTTACAGCATTATAACCCGATTGTTGATGCTGATGCTGCTGAAGCATTTGATGTTCCAGCAACTTGGAAATTACGTGCTCAACTTGTATTTGGTTCTGTTGAAGCACCAGCTGGTGAAAAAGCATTTATTAGCGATGAAGATCGTTTTAAAACATTCAACTAA
- the ftsY gene encoding signal recognition particle-docking protein FtsY encodes MQQQSNMQNKFLIDAEIGDDDVTLPNLPAIDVPIVESPVKQEVKAEEVVEAAPSTEPEQPKSGFFGRMKEGLSKTRRNFTDGMVNILIGGKEIDDELLEEVEEQLLVADIGVDATKTIITNLTERTARGDLIYSHSLYKALQEELVALLAPRVKPLHIDPNKSPYVILMVGVNGVGKTTTIGKLAKRLQGEGKKVMLAAGDTFRAAATEQLQIWGERNDIAVVAQGHGADSASVIFDAFESARAKGIDVLIADTAGRLHNKSNLMEELKKVKRVMQKIDATAPHEIMLVVDAGTGQNAINQVQEFDQAVGLTGITITKLDGTAKGGVLFNIASRTHVPIRFIGVGEKIDDLRPFSAKSFVAALFETEK; translated from the coding sequence ATGCAACAACAATCGAATATGCAAAATAAATTCTTGATAGATGCTGAGATCGGGGATGACGATGTCACATTGCCTAATTTACCTGCTATCGATGTTCCTATCGTTGAGTCACCTGTTAAGCAAGAAGTAAAAGCTGAAGAAGTTGTCGAGGCTGCACCTTCTACAGAACCTGAGCAACCAAAATCTGGTTTCTTTGGACGAATGAAAGAAGGCTTGAGCAAAACTCGCCGTAATTTCACCGATGGGATGGTTAATATCTTAATTGGTGGGAAAGAAATTGATGATGAGTTGCTTGAAGAAGTCGAAGAGCAATTATTAGTTGCAGATATTGGTGTTGATGCAACAAAAACGATTATTACCAACTTAACTGAACGTACTGCTCGTGGTGATTTGATCTATTCACATTCACTTTATAAAGCTTTGCAAGAAGAGTTGGTTGCTTTGCTTGCTCCACGTGTGAAGCCTTTGCATATTGACCCTAATAAATCACCTTATGTGATTTTAATGGTTGGGGTAAATGGTGTTGGAAAAACAACAACAATTGGTAAATTAGCGAAGCGTTTACAAGGTGAAGGCAAAAAAGTGATGTTGGCGGCAGGTGATACATTCCGTGCTGCTGCTACTGAACAATTGCAAATCTGGGGTGAGCGTAACGATATTGCTGTAGTTGCTCAAGGTCATGGTGCCGATAGTGCATCAGTTATTTTTGATGCTTTTGAAAGTGCGCGAGCTAAAGGTATTGATGTACTGATTGCAGATACTGCGGGCCGTTTGCATAACAAAAGTAATTTGATGGAAGAGCTTAAGAAAGTTAAGCGTGTTATGCAAAAAATTGATGCAACAGCGCCTCATGAAATTATGTTGGTTGTAGATGCGGGTACTGGACAAAATGCAATCAACCAAGTACAAGAATTTGACCAGGCTGTTGGTTTAACAGGTATTACCATTACTAAGTTGGATGGTACAGCAAAAGGCGGAGTATTATTTAATATTGCTAGTCGTACTCATGTGCCAATTCGTTTCATTGGTGTGGGTGAAAAAATTGATGATTTAAGACCATTCTCGGCGAAATCGTTTGTTGCAGCACTATTTGAAACTGAAAAATAA
- a CDS encoding DUF2750 domain-containing protein — protein sequence MNSLSNLQPVSKDLMIKIYILRTMMYCGVLWGLFDEGWAIKSDQEDFIFPFWLNGVQAHRYAKTHWPNYKPRKITPKDFHESLLPTLTRLKVTPALFNSSHRKLKLSTQQMHHFFFNHPKWQVA from the coding sequence ATGAACAGTTTAAGTAATCTACAACCGGTTTCTAAAGACTTGATGATCAAGATTTATATTTTAAGAACCATGATGTACTGCGGGGTTCTGTGGGGACTATTTGATGAAGGCTGGGCCATTAAATCAGATCAGGAAGATTTTATTTTTCCGTTCTGGCTAAATGGAGTACAAGCACATCGATACGCCAAAACTCACTGGCCCAATTACAAGCCAAGAAAGATTACCCCAAAAGACTTTCATGAATCTTTATTACCTACTTTAACACGGTTAAAAGTCACTCCTGCTTTATTTAACTCATCTCATCGCAAGTTGAAGTTATCTACACAGCAAATGCATCATTTCTTTTTTAATCATCCAAAATGGCAGGTAGCTTAA
- a CDS encoding Rieske (2Fe-2S) protein, with product MTEEVPEREARAFDTLQGTTIFITQRDGSFYAYQNLCPHLQTELEYLENQFLDQDQEYIQCSTHGALFNVETGECISGPCLGEFLNKVEIKVHSDGGIYIVD from the coding sequence ATGACGGAAGAAGTTCCTGAGCGTGAAGCTAGAGCTTTTGACACTTTACAAGGAACTACTATTTTCATTACACAGCGTGATGGCTCTTTCTACGCCTATCAGAATTTATGCCCACATTTGCAAACCGAACTTGAATATCTAGAAAACCAATTTCTAGATCAAGACCAAGAATATATCCAATGCTCAACCCACGGTGCTTTATTTAACGTGGAGACTGGTGAATGTATTTCAGGTCCTTGTTTAGGTGAGTTTCTAAATAAAGTTGAGATTAAGGTACATTCAGATGGCGGTATTTATATCGTAGACTGA
- the cydB gene encoding cytochrome d ubiquinol oxidase subunit II, with the protein MIEYELLKIIWWVLVGVLLIGFALTDGFDMGSMALMPFVGKTDNERRAAINTIAPHWDGNQVWFITAGGALFAAWPMVYSVAFSGMYWALLLVLFALFLRPVGFDYRSKLENTQWRNSWDWGLCIGGAVPALVFGVAFGNLFLGIPFSLDSTLRSEYSGSFFALLNPFALVCGIVSLSMLCAHGGAWLMLRTDGALKQRSAKATQIMAAIFLVCFLVIGAWLYFGQVPGYSYATAVDPNAALNPLAKEVVTNNNPGWMNNYSSYPITKVAPVLAILGAIIAFFTASKAKAGLSFAGTSLMIVGAILTAGFALFPFLLPSSVNPNSSLTMWDAVSSHRTLGVMTVAACIFVPIILIYTSWSYYKMWGVITNKHIESNSHSLY; encoded by the coding sequence ATGATTGAATATGAACTCCTAAAAATCATATGGTGGGTGTTAGTTGGAGTCCTACTCATTGGATTTGCCCTAACCGATGGTTTCGATATGGGCTCAATGGCACTCATGCCTTTTGTTGGTAAAACTGATAACGAACGCCGTGCTGCTATTAATACGATCGCACCCCATTGGGATGGTAATCAGGTCTGGTTTATCACTGCTGGTGGCGCGCTATTTGCAGCTTGGCCAATGGTATACTCGGTCGCATTTTCCGGAATGTATTGGGCCTTATTACTTGTGCTATTTGCCCTGTTCTTACGTCCTGTAGGTTTTGACTATCGTTCTAAACTTGAAAATACCCAATGGCGCAACTCTTGGGACTGGGGACTTTGTATTGGTGGTGCCGTACCAGCGCTTGTTTTTGGTGTTGCCTTTGGTAATTTATTCTTAGGTATTCCTTTTAGTTTAGACAGTACATTACGCTCGGAATATTCAGGTAGCTTCTTTGCTCTTCTTAACCCATTTGCTTTAGTTTGCGGTATTGTCAGCCTTTCTATGTTGTGTGCTCATGGCGGCGCTTGGCTTATGCTACGCACAGACGGTGCCTTGAAACAACGCTCTGCTAAAGCAACTCAAATTATGGCAGCCATATTTTTAGTTTGTTTCCTTGTAATTGGGGCATGGTTGTACTTCGGCCAAGTCCCAGGTTATAGCTATGCTACTGCAGTTGATCCAAACGCAGCACTTAACCCTTTAGCCAAAGAAGTAGTCACAAACAACAACCCAGGCTGGATGAATAACTACAGCAGCTATCCGATTACAAAAGTAGCTCCTGTACTGGCAATTTTAGGGGCAATTATTGCCTTCTTTACAGCATCAAAAGCCAAAGCAGGTTTAAGTTTTGCTGGCACAAGCTTAATGATTGTAGGTGCGATTTTAACTGCCGGTTTTGCACTCTTCCCATTTTTATTGCCATCGAGTGTTAATCCAAACTCTAGCTTAACAATGTGGGATGCTGTATCAAGTCATCGTACTTTAGGGGTTATGACTGTTGCAGCATGCATATTCGTTCCAATCATTTTGATCTACACCAGTTGGTCGTATTACAAAATGTGGGGCGTTATTACTAATAAACATATCGAGTCAAACTCGCATAGCCTGTACTAA
- a CDS encoding YccT family protein, with translation MTLRLSVAAMGLLLSGSVFSAVTITAPEEIVILAVNGQEVNSGLFRSSKNNYKVDAGETSLSVRYQEYFEHLSGEHDIVKSGVVTIQTPALKDGQTYKLAMVDAPKQFEQAKKYAEQPTVALYNSNNELIVQQTGANNEARPWFASGLLGKVTDFTTKSSKQQPDAVYAAAKPTTTQANAPVATTMPATGVAQTNDQRLAEIWKKSSKAERQKFMAWLAEQSN, from the coding sequence ATGACTTTAAGATTAAGTGTCGCTGCGATGGGTTTATTACTCAGCGGTTCAGTATTTTCAGCAGTTACAATTACAGCGCCAGAGGAAATCGTAATCCTTGCGGTGAATGGTCAGGAAGTCAACTCTGGATTATTCCGTTCTTCTAAAAATAATTATAAAGTCGATGCTGGTGAGACAAGCCTAAGTGTACGTTATCAAGAATATTTTGAGCATTTAAGTGGCGAACACGATATTGTTAAGTCAGGAGTGGTTACCATTCAAACTCCAGCGCTCAAAGATGGTCAAACTTATAAGCTTGCAATGGTAGATGCTCCAAAACAATTTGAACAAGCCAAAAAATATGCTGAGCAACCTACAGTGGCTTTATATAATTCAAATAATGAGTTAATTGTTCAACAAACTGGTGCTAATAATGAGGCAAGACCATGGTTTGCATCGGGATTGCTAGGGAAGGTTACTGATTTCACGACTAAATCATCTAAACAACAACCTGACGCTGTGTATGCTGCGGCAAAACCTACCACGACTCAAGCTAATGCGCCTGTTGCAACAACCATGCCTGCTACTGGTGTAGCACAAACTAATGATCAGCGTTTGGCAGAAATTTGGAAAAAATCTTCTAAAGCAGAACGTCAAAAGTTTATGGCTTGGTTAGCTGAGCAGTCGAATTAA
- a CDS encoding SEL1-like repeat protein yields MIQRISHHDLEHVYATAVNTIQSQMNFQDAVAQLEEVARAGHGKAALFLAELYYQGFRVERDSMKAQYWQKLATMQA; encoded by the coding sequence ATGATTCAACGTATCTCTCATCATGATTTAGAACATGTATACGCAACTGCGGTTAACACAATTCAGTCTCAAATGAATTTCCAAGATGCAGTTGCACAGTTAGAAGAAGTTGCTCGTGCTGGTCACGGTAAAGCTGCTTTGTTCTTAGCAGAACTATACTACCAAGGTTTCCGTGTTGAACGTGATTCCATGAAAGCACAATACTGGCAGAAGCTAGCCACGATGCAAGCATAA
- a CDS encoding TonB-dependent receptor, producing the protein MKRSVLFISSVGVMTSHVYALEADQQAVTNLPTISVKADKEISLKQEVGQASSATKGLMQLKDVPQIVNVVPKQVLREQTVTSMQGALQNVAGLSFSVGDGQRDQVMIRGFSAITDNYVDGIRDDALYFRDMSNVERIEVLKGPASVLYGRGSAGGLVNKINKKPIDQSLREVSLIGSTTGQRRAEVDVNEKVAENVKVRLTGAVEDSDGYRDQAFLKRQAVAPSVQWDITDKTKLLLQADYLHDNRLADQGFPTDPITGKPVKTNPKTFYGALNGKEVGDVDTEISSQTISLDHEFNDNFKYHGAVRHYNYSLDRQYSVDSHPAADKSKITLTQNKRLRNEDGVYVQQELSALFNTGFLKHNTLIGAEYSKQHKDEILWQGAKTTTDLYNPKLEYWAPINTGTTTARNNNSNTFENYGVYLQDLMTVTDQLKVLVGLRYDNLSQDRDDKTSTNLDLNRTDNTYSPRIGVVYQPVNNISLYTSYNRSFQPLADSFVFYQNSDDLRPTKTENYEIGAKWDVNDQLNVTLALFEMSQTNIQNQDPANPNQALLAGEQKTKGVELSLTGQLTDQLSVLAGYSYMDGKIEKSTIGFTGNHSALTPNNTANLWLKYQINDYWYAAVGGRGESSRFSAPDNKNVLPGYAVVNAALGYQSERYDVNLNLNNLFDRDYFVSGHSGANDSNMMGDPLNAQVALRYRF; encoded by the coding sequence ATGAAGCGTTCAGTTTTATTTATTTCATCAGTTGGGGTTATGACAAGCCATGTATATGCTCTAGAAGCAGATCAACAGGCGGTAACCAACCTTCCAACAATTTCAGTTAAAGCTGATAAGGAAATCAGTTTAAAACAAGAAGTGGGGCAAGCATCAAGTGCAACTAAAGGACTTATGCAATTAAAAGATGTCCCTCAAATTGTAAACGTTGTACCCAAACAAGTTTTAAGAGAACAGACAGTTACCTCTATGCAAGGTGCCTTGCAAAATGTTGCAGGTTTAAGCTTTAGTGTAGGAGATGGACAACGTGATCAGGTCATGATTCGTGGTTTCTCTGCAATCACCGATAACTATGTAGATGGTATTCGCGATGACGCATTGTATTTTCGCGATATGTCGAATGTAGAGCGGATCGAAGTTTTAAAAGGACCTGCTTCGGTATTATATGGGCGTGGTTCGGCAGGTGGTTTAGTTAACAAGATTAATAAAAAACCAATCGATCAATCTTTGCGTGAAGTGAGCCTGATTGGTAGTACAACAGGACAACGCCGCGCAGAAGTCGATGTAAATGAAAAAGTCGCAGAGAATGTTAAGGTTCGTTTAACTGGTGCAGTTGAAGACTCAGATGGTTACCGTGATCAGGCTTTTTTAAAACGTCAAGCGGTTGCTCCATCTGTACAGTGGGATATTACTGATAAGACCAAACTTTTACTTCAGGCTGACTATTTGCATGATAACCGTTTGGCAGATCAAGGTTTCCCGACAGACCCGATTACAGGTAAACCTGTTAAAACAAATCCTAAAACTTTTTATGGCGCTTTAAATGGTAAAGAGGTTGGGGATGTTGATACTGAAATCTCAAGCCAAACTATCAGCTTAGACCATGAGTTTAATGATAATTTTAAGTATCATGGTGCAGTTCGCCACTATAACTACTCACTTGATCGTCAATATAGTGTAGATTCACATCCAGCTGCTGATAAGTCAAAAATTACTTTAACCCAGAATAAACGCTTACGTAATGAAGATGGTGTGTATGTTCAACAAGAGTTGAGCGCTTTATTTAATACAGGTTTTTTAAAGCACAATACCTTAATTGGTGCTGAATATAGCAAGCAGCATAAAGATGAGATACTTTGGCAAGGTGCTAAAACAACTACTGATTTATATAATCCTAAATTAGAGTATTGGGCGCCTATTAATACAGGAACTACAACTGCACGTAATAACAATAGCAATACTTTTGAAAACTACGGCGTGTATCTGCAAGATCTAATGACAGTGACAGATCAGCTTAAAGTTTTAGTGGGTTTACGTTATGACAATCTATCGCAAGATCGTGATGATAAAACGAGTACGAATTTAGATTTAAACCGTACTGACAATACTTATTCTCCACGAATTGGAGTGGTCTACCAGCCAGTAAATAATATCTCACTTTACACTTCTTATAACCGCTCTTTCCAACCTTTGGCTGATTCATTTGTTTTTTATCAAAACAGTGATGACTTAAGGCCCACAAAAACTGAAAACTATGAAATTGGTGCAAAGTGGGATGTAAATGATCAGTTGAATGTAACCTTGGCTTTGTTTGAGATGAGCCAAACTAATATTCAAAACCAAGATCCAGCAAACCCAAATCAAGCATTGTTGGCAGGTGAGCAAAAAACCAAAGGTGTTGAACTTTCATTAACAGGTCAGTTGACCGATCAATTGTCAGTATTGGCTGGTTATTCGTATATGGATGGTAAGATTGAAAAATCGACTATTGGTTTTACAGGCAATCATTCTGCGCTCACGCCAAACAATACTGCTAACTTATGGTTAAAATATCAAATTAATGATTATTGGTATGCAGCTGTGGGTGGTCGTGGTGAATCATCACGTTTTAGTGCGCCAGACAACAAAAACGTTTTACCGGGATATGCAGTTGTAAATGCGGCGTTAGGTTATCAAAGTGAACGTTATGATGTGAATTTAAACCTAAATAACTTGTTTGATCGCGATTATTTTGTGTCAGGTCATAGTGGAGCAAATGATTCGAACATGATGGGCGATCCTTTAAATGCTCAAGTTGCACTTCGCTATCGTTTTTAA
- a CDS encoding OB-fold-containig protein: MADFFFNYYLMPFHLSVVALILLSVVETIGMYVGLRPSQLLKKIAPIWLTNSPLLNVKFSKALIFVFLLINFSFAGYFLQLSFFAIQHYFITPFYLIIPALVIAIFFTVFMIHCLDQVIKPKLTHTNYNLLGRLATISSGSARPGFSAQARVRDEFGQLHYVQVEPEYGELELYSQVILIKVHKSHYVAKKISVSNDLFAPD, from the coding sequence ATGGCTGATTTCTTTTTTAATTATTATCTTATGCCATTTCATTTAAGTGTTGTGGCTTTGATATTGCTCAGCGTGGTAGAAACTATTGGTATGTATGTTGGTTTACGACCAAGCCAGCTATTAAAAAAAATTGCGCCAATTTGGCTTACCAATTCCCCTTTGCTCAATGTTAAATTTTCTAAAGCTCTAATTTTTGTTTTTTTACTCATCAATTTCAGTTTTGCCGGTTATTTTTTACAGCTTTCTTTCTTTGCTATACAGCATTACTTTATCACTCCGTTTTACTTAATCATCCCTGCACTGGTCATCGCAATTTTCTTTACCGTATTTATGATTCACTGCCTTGATCAAGTCATTAAACCCAAGCTTACACATACCAACTATAACCTTTTAGGGCGTCTAGCAACTATTTCCAGTGGTAGTGCAAGACCTGGTTTTTCAGCGCAAGCTCGTGTACGTGATGAGTTCGGACAACTGCACTATGTCCAAGTTGAACCTGAGTATGGTGAGTTAGAACTATATTCACAAGTCATTCTTATCAAAGTGCATAAAAGCCATTATGTTGCCAAGAAAATTTCTGTTTCGAATGACCTTTTCGCGCCTGATTAA